GCGAACACTGCATCGGCGGTTTCGACGTCGCCGGGCGTGAACGGGACGGGGATCATGCGGACGGTCCGCGGCGGGTTGCCGAGGCCGAGGTACGGGTCGATGTAGACGGTCGTTCCCGCGTCGTCCTTCAGGACGAAGCCGTTACAGCCGAGGTACCAGACCGCGACGCCGTCGGGATTCGCGTCTTCGATCCGCTGAATGAACCAATCGCCCCAGTCGCTGTGAATCATATGCATTGGTGCGAGGACCGACTGGGTAAGTGTTATTGTCTCTTCGAAAACCGTGAGTGTACGACGGCAGACGGTGAACCGTGAGTGTACCGCAGCGGAATGCGGGGCGCCGACGTCCCGGAAGCCGAGATCGCCGGCGTCGCGACCGCGAGACGATTCGAGTCGATACAGTCGAGAACCACGGACAAGGAACCGGCAGAGACGTTACTCGTGCAGCGACTGCTCGGCGGCGACGGTGATCGTAAACTCCGAGCGGATCTGGATGTCGATCTCCGCGAGCGCCGTTCCGTCGGCACCCGCCTCGATCGCGTCGTCGCCGATCCAGGAGACGTGCAGTTCGGGGTGGCCGTCGTAGGCGACGCCGTCCGAGACGGTATCGACGAGACCGGCGTCCTCGAGAAGCGGCAGGTGAACGTGGACGAGCGAACTGTAGACGGTCGCGACGCGGTCCTGCGAGACGTCGTCGGCGTCCGTATCGGCTTCGCGAGCGGCCACGGCTCGAGCGAGCGTTTCGCGGTCCATCGCGTCCGATTCCGCACGGGCGTTGCCCGCGAGGACGGAGAGCACGAGTCGGCGCCGCGAGTCGGCGACGGCCTCGAACAGGGTGTCGAGTTCCGCGGCGGGCGCGTCGAGTCGGCCCGTGATGACGTTCTCGAGGGCGGGTTCGTCGAAGGCCCAGTGGTCCGTCGTGACGATTAGGGTGTCATCGGTGTCGGTGTTCTCGGCTTCCGCGAGGAGGCCCGCCTCGAGCAGCATCGGCAGGTGCGTGTGCTGGCAGGCGACGGCGGCTCGCTGGTACTCTGCGTCCGTCACATCGTCGACCGATTTATCAGCAGTTACCGCCGCCAGTTCGCGAATAAGATCGTCTTTCGCGATGCCGTCGGGGGATTGCTCGTAAACGAGTCGGAGGAGGGCGCGTCGGGTAGCGTCCGCAAGCGACCGGAAGCAGTCATCTCGGGCAGTCGTCGATCGTCCGCTGGCCGCTGTGTTACTCATCGACTACTGGTCCGTGCCGTTCGGGCAAAAGAACTCCTCCAAACAGATTTGGAATCAGTAGTCTATTACGCAATTCTCACTGAAATTCTGTTGTATAGAACTAAAATTCCGTGAATGGTATAACATCATTTCCGGTTCTGCGCCGATATATACTATTTTGAATGATTGTGTATCGGTCGTGAGCCTCCGGTAATCGAACTGCTCTCTCTACCTGAATCGGTGATCGAACAGTTACGTCTCGGCCGGTCAATCCGTTCAAAGTGAGACGCGTGAATTCAGCAGTGCGATGCGCCGTACCGGATCGTATCGGCCGGCTTACCAGGTGCCGTGGAACGTATCGAAGGAGAGTTCGTCGAGCGGCTTGTTGCCGACGGCGATCTCGTACTCGCCGGGCGTGAGCATCGGCTTGTGGAACTGCGGACCGTCGTCGGTCGTGATCCGCGGACAGCCGGTGTTGACGAACGCGTCCATGTCGAAGTTCCGCAGGCGGTCCGGCGTCACCTCGTCCATCGTGATGAGGTAGGCGTCGTCGTTGTCCTCGAGGATGTCCTGGGCGACTTCCCAGCGACCCTGGCCGATCTTGGTACAGAAGATGACACCCCACTTCTCGGCGTCCATCGCCTTGTGGACCGAGGCGTACCGCTGTTTCATGAACTTCTCCGTGTCCGCGACGGTGACGACGTTGTTGACGGGGTCGGCGATGACGACGTGCTTGTCTGGGTGTTCCATCGCCAGCCCGAGCGGGTGGAACTTCCCGCCGCCCACATAGAGAACTTGATCCGCGGGCACGTCCGCGCTCGCGTAGTTGCAGCCGAGCACCTGCCCCTCGTGGGTCAGTCGCTCGTCGCCGCGCCGGCTGTGAACCTCGTAGCCCCGTTCCTCGAGGAAGGCGCTCATCTCGTCGTAGCGGTTCATGTGCTGGGCCGTCGTCACGAGGCCGACGCCTTCGGTCTCCTCGGGCGGCTCGAGGGTGTCCAGCGCCTCCTCCATGATGGGTGTAACTTCGACGTTCGAGAACAGCGGGACGTAGATCACCTTGTCCGTGTTCTTCATCGGCGAGTGGCCGAAGTGGACGAACACGTCGGTGCGTTTCATCAGATAGGTATCGAGATCGCAGGCGCCGTAACACGGCTGGCCCGAGAGCATGAAGGTGACGTCGTCGTCCGCGAGTTCGCGGAGGTCGTCGGCGACGGCCGGGCCGCGCCGCTTCAGTCCTTCGGGGAACTGCAGGCCGACTTTCTTCGCATCGCGTTCCTCGATCGCGTCGACGATCCGGTCCAGTTCGTAGTCCCACTCGCGATCGTGGCGCAGCTGCATTCCGGTGTTACGGAGGTCCCCCTCGGTGTACTCCGACTCCTGACTCATTAGCCGTCCTAACGGCCACGGACGTATATACTGCACGCTGTCACAATCGGTACGAATTCGCCGACTTGCCGGCGAATTCGGATACTGACTGACAGCGCGTAGTAGTGGCGGCGCTTTTCGCTATCTGGTCTGGCAGGGCGAGACGGGATCGATTTCGGAGGCCGCCAGCGACCTTCGACCTCGAGCCGACAGCCGAGTCCGCGCCGGCGTTCGGTGACGCGATCCGTCGTCCCGGTAACGTGTGAGCGACGCGGGTGCGACGATACGTTCGCGACCCAACAGTCATAGTACTGGAGCGTAAACGAGGCCTTAATGCCAGCGGAACAGCCCCTCGACGGCTATCTCTTCGACCTTTACCGCCGCTATATCGGCGAGCCGGAGAACCGGACCGACGTCTATCTCGGGTTCGGTCTGTTCCTCGGCGGCGTCGGTCTGGCGGTCGTCGCACTGCTCCTTTTCCTCTGGAGCAGCACGTTCAGCAGAACCGATCCGGCCTACTTCACGTGGGTCCAGCCGGCCTACGCGCTCGGGATGCTCTCCTTACCGGCGATGATCCTCGGCGTGGTCGTCCTCTTGCCCGCTGACCGCAAAACGATCGGCGTCTCGGCGGCCGGCGCCGCCGTCACCGTCGGCGCGACGCTCGGATTCCTCGTCGCCTATCCGGACAACTGGAACTTCATGGCCGAGACCGACTACACCGTCGAAGTGACGGCCACCTACGCCGTCGGCCTCGCGGGACTGACCGCCTCGACCGGCGCCGCACTGATCGCTCACTACCTCGATATGGCCCGCGAGGCCGACCGCGTCGCGGTCGACTCGAGCGAGGACGAGGGCGAGTCCTACTCCGACGAGGAGATCCAACAGGACATCGACGAGGCCATGGAGGACGTCGAACTCTCCTGGGGCGGCGTCGAGAAGACCGAGCACAAGCGCCTGAGCTTCTCGGAAAACGAGTTCGACGAAGTCAACGTCAGCGAGGCCGGGACGACGACCACCCGTTCCTCCGGCGTCGACGCGCAGGTCGCCGGCCTCAAGGGGCTGAAAGGCGGCGAGACGAAGACCACCACCTCGAGCGCGACGGTCGACGACCAGACCCAGAAGTTAAAGGAACTGCGCGAGCAGCGCCGAGCGGAGGAACTCGCCGAGGCGGACGACGGCGGTCGCGGCTTCCTGACGTCACTGCGAAACTCCTTGCGGAACCTCCTCAAGAGGAATTAATACCTCGTAAACCGCAGTAAACACTATATTTTTCCTAATTTTGAGAAAATGAAATCAACGCACATAGATTTATAATCCGTCGGCCGCCTTGCCCAACTATGGCCAAAGGCCTGGACGTCGGTACGATGAACATCCTGTCTGCACAGCAGGATGGGAACGACACGGTATTCGTGCAGCAGCGCAACTCCTTCGTCGAGATCGAGTACTCGGATATGGCCGAGCAGATGCTCTCGCGAAGCGAAGTCCTCCACATTCGCAAGGACGACAAGGTCTACGTCGTCGGCGACGACGCCCTCAACTTTGCGAACATTTTCAATAAGGAGACCCGCCGCCCGATGAAACACGGGATCCTCTCGAACGACGAGCAGAGCGCGATCCCGATGATGAAGCTCATCATCGAACAGGTCGTCGGCGAGCCCGCCTATCCGGACGAGAAACTGTACTTCTCGACGCCCGCGGACCCGATCGACTCCGATCTCTCGACGCTGTACCACCAGAAGACGATCGAATCCTTCCTCGACGACATGGGCTACGATGCCGAGCCCATCAACGAGGGGATGTCCGTCATCTACTCCGAACTCGCGGACAACAACTTCACCGGCCTCGGGATCTCCTTCGGCGCCGGCATGACGAACGTCTGTCTGGCCTACTACGCCGTCCCCGTCATGAAGTTCTCCGTCGCCCGCGGTGGCGACTGGGTCGACGAGCAGGCCGCCCGCGCGACCGGCACGCCCGTCGACAAGGTCACCTCCATCAAGGAGGACGACTTCGAACTCGACTTCACCACCGACGTCGGCGGCGTCGAAGGCGCACTGTCGATCTACTACGAGAACCTGCTGGACTACGTCATCGACAACAT
This portion of the Halopiger aswanensis genome encodes:
- a CDS encoding disk-shape morphogenesis protein volactin — translated: MAKGLDVGTMNILSAQQDGNDTVFVQQRNSFVEIEYSDMAEQMLSRSEVLHIRKDDKVYVVGDDALNFANIFNKETRRPMKHGILSNDEQSAIPMMKLIIEQVVGEPAYPDEKLYFSTPADPIDSDLSTLYHQKTIESFLDDMGYDAEPINEGMSVIYSELADNNFTGLGISFGAGMTNVCLAYYAVPVMKFSVARGGDWVDEQAARATGTPVDKVTSIKEDDFELDFTTDVGGVEGALSIYYENLLDYVIDNIVEEVDEEDVEEGLDVPVVVTGGTSSPDGFEELFRDHLNDANIPFSISGVTHADEPLYSVARGGLVAARSDEDVDGEEAEAAAAE
- the dph2 gene encoding diphthamide biosynthesis enzyme Dph2, yielding MSQESEYTEGDLRNTGMQLRHDREWDYELDRIVDAIEERDAKKVGLQFPEGLKRRGPAVADDLRELADDDVTFMLSGQPCYGACDLDTYLMKRTDVFVHFGHSPMKNTDKVIYVPLFSNVEVTPIMEEALDTLEPPEETEGVGLVTTAQHMNRYDEMSAFLEERGYEVHSRRGDERLTHEGQVLGCNYASADVPADQVLYVGGGKFHPLGLAMEHPDKHVVIADPVNNVVTVADTEKFMKQRYASVHKAMDAEKWGVIFCTKIGQGRWEVAQDILEDNDDAYLITMDEVTPDRLRNFDMDAFVNTGCPRITTDDGPQFHKPMLTPGEYEIAVGNKPLDELSFDTFHGTW
- a CDS encoding DUF7139 domain-containing protein gives rise to the protein MPAEQPLDGYLFDLYRRYIGEPENRTDVYLGFGLFLGGVGLAVVALLLFLWSSTFSRTDPAYFTWVQPAYALGMLSLPAMILGVVVLLPADRKTIGVSAAGAAVTVGATLGFLVAYPDNWNFMAETDYTVEVTATYAVGLAGLTASTGAALIAHYLDMAREADRVAVDSSEDEGESYSDEEIQQDIDEAMEDVELSWGGVEKTEHKRLSFSENEFDEVNVSEAGTTTTRSSGVDAQVAGLKGLKGGETKTTTSSATVDDQTQKLKELREQRRAEELAEADDGGRGFLTSLRNSLRNLLKRN
- a CDS encoding DUF7344 domain-containing protein; the encoded protein is MSNTAASGRSTTARDDCFRSLADATRRALLRLVYEQSPDGIAKDDLIRELAAVTADKSVDDVTDAEYQRAAVACQHTHLPMLLEAGLLAEAENTDTDDTLIVTTDHWAFDEPALENVITGRLDAPAAELDTLFEAVADSRRRLVLSVLAGNARAESDAMDRETLARAVAAREADTDADDVSQDRVATVYSSLVHVHLPLLEDAGLVDTVSDGVAYDGHPELHVSWIGDDAIEAGADGTALAEIDIQIRSEFTITVAAEQSLHE